A genomic region of Rhea pennata isolate bPtePen1 chromosome 14, bPtePen1.pri, whole genome shotgun sequence contains the following coding sequences:
- the GM2A gene encoding ganglioside GM2 activator, whose product MRAALLALCALQLCPAVLGGPGRPHVVVERSGARKLRKVGGFSWENCGDGKDPVVLQSLSVAPDPITIPGTLRISAAVTGTKALTSPLKAVVVVEKALGELWIQLPCIDQLGSCTYSDVCSILDELIPPGTTCPEPLLTYGIPCHCPFKAGSYSLPASDFLLPDVELPSWMTNGNYRVRAAVSNNGQELACVKLAFSLQAQ is encoded by the exons atgcgAGCCGCGCTGCTGGCGCTCTGCgccctgcagctgtgcccagctgtgctcggcgggccggggcgcccgcaTGTCGTGGTGGAGCGGAGCGGGGCCAGGAAGCTGAGGAAG GTTGGAGGTTTTTCCTGGGAGAACTGCGGTGATGGGAAGGACCCCGTGGTGCTGCAGAGCCTCTCCGTGGCGCCGGACCCCATCACCATCCCGGGGACCCTGCGGATCAGCGCCGCCGTGACCGGTACCAAGGCCCTGACCTCCCCGCTGAAG GCAGTCGTGGTCGTGGAGAAGGCGCTGGGCGAGCTCTGGATCCAGCTGCCCTGCATCGACCAGCTGGGCAGCTGCACCTACAGCGACGTCTGCAGCATCCTGGACGAGCTCATCCCTCCGGGGACGACGTGCCCGGAGCCGCTGCTCACCTACGGCATCCCTTGCCACTGCCCTTTCAAAGCG GGCTCCTACTCTCTGCCGGCCAGTGACTTCCTGCTGCCCGACGTCGAGCTGCCCTCCTGGATGACCAACGGCAACTACCGCGTGCGGGCAGCCGTCAGCAACAACGGGCAGGAGCTCGCCTGCGTCAAGCTGGCCTTCTCCCTGCAGGCGCAGTga